The segment CGTCTTTGCTTCCAATAAATTGTGCTTGTCAAATACTATAGTATAAAGGAGAGCGATCtgactaaataaaatgtttattacattatacgAAATATGCATTAAGTTCTAGAAATGAAATTTGATAAATACTACCACAAAAGACATTCTTTGACTAGTTTTACTTTGGCGTATTTTAAAAGttgctaaaatgtttttattattttacgctAATCTTCTTGGATGACAAAACAATAATGTAGATTGTTTATTAAGTGAAGGTTTAATAATTGGGTACTGGGTACCAATTTTTGGTAtacttaacttaaaaatgtttatgcatATGGAACAAAAaagataattatgtaaatgtcTAATATTCACCaagaataatatgtaaaattatttttctttttggttATCACAGTGTTCTTTTTTTGTGTAATACCGAAAAACTTTCTTACCAAGACTTAAATGTAAAAGAAGTTTAATGTTAATAcgcaatttttcatttttctttctcATAGTACACCTTTTGATAAAGTCGAAAGATTGCAGTGAAAGCACAAGAATTCAAAAGTGTGcatagttgtaaaataaacataaatgaatttaaaatactaagtGGGACGCttgaataaatatacattttagaagTACGAGTATAACAGGCTGTTAATAAAGACAAAGACTATGCTACATAAGTGGACAGTGGTCTGTAGTGTTCATATTATAATTGTACCACCTATCTTCAATCAGAAACCTGCTCTTGGTCTGAAAGAAAAATGAATGTACccgaatttaaaaatatgttcaactaataatgtaatgtaagtaACACTTAGTCTATTTCACCCTTAATTTGTGACAGATTACCATAGATTTGGACGCAATATGTCTATGCATACGAGAACATGATGCTGAATAAACTCCGTTTGGGATTCAGAACTAATCATATCAGACTATTTACTTTGGAAGaagtattacataatatattatttaggttaggaattataaaggttttataaacAATGAAGCAAACAAAGTGTAAGGAacctatttattgaaaaattactgCATTCTTGAAGTAGGGAGCCAATTGAAGAATACTTTTGGAAGGTAAATCAGTTGGGGAGGTCTAGTAGTATGCTCTGCTGTAGGGATATCCAGAGTAGGCGGCGGCGTTGTAGGGGTAGGCACCGGCAGAGTATCCGTAAGCGGCGTTGTAGGGGTAGGCACCGGCAGAGTATCCGTAGGCGGCGTTGTAGGGGTAGGCACCGGCAGAGTATCCATAGGCAGCGTTGTAGGGGTAGGCACCTATTGAAACGTAACTTCATTCAGTTTAAAGTGAGTACAGGAATTAATCGTGATCTCGTAGTAAAGCATGAATTCTTTATAATCCACTTGTCtactttttgtgttttatgttcatATATCATGACACTATATTCACGAAAATCTCAAAGATAATTGAACATAAACTGTTTcctgcattatattttttataaattggtagCACTTTGcttactttaaaagaaaaatgtataaaataagaatattttttgtttcagcaatataatgtgtatatagatatactttttttaaataaatactaaaagaatattataataattttgttaaaatgggagaatatgttataatttataatataaataccaaTGCCTACAACATATCTGTTTATACAATCGATAATTTTCtgaataattattgattgtttttacaaataaagcatttttgttaaaacatatttttaactaactaATCATCAGTTCCCTCATCAACTTTAAATACTGCCAAAATGGTTTTATCTGCGGtatgtacaatttataaactattatgtaGAGTATCATTTAGCTATCATGGTTTCTACTTTGAAAAAAATTCGTTTCAAATTTCGATTTActaaaagaaaaagaattaaagttgtatataacattatttaaaatccaactataatttaaaatttagaaatgaaatttaaagtgcGTTTGTAATACTAAACTACACTAAAAGAATACAATAATGGAAATTCTAGTAAATCAGCATTTCACGCAATAATACTAAGTTTCCATCCTGTGGGAAGAACTAGcataataaacttttatctcATTGAATAATTGTATTAGGATTAAAGGGAACcgttataaattacatatatatatatatatatatatatatatatatatatatatatgtgtgtgtgtgtgtgtgtgtacgtgtatTTATAATACCGTGAATGACCAGTCACTAGTATGAAAGGTACTGACACCTTTCGACCTGCCAGAATATTGATATAATGAAATGAGAAGTGTTTGAGTTGAAAACACCGTAGTATTCATATTAGGcctacatttataattttaaattcagtattcTTGGTCgtacacaaaattattatcacAAAGTGTaggcattttatatattttagtgctTAATTTTAAGGATTTCATGAccctgtttttttttcagaaaacttTTGTTATGAAAGAgactatttttaacttttaactggAACTTGCATAGGGTTGATGCTGATTTTAAGCAAAAACCTTCACCATGACATGGTTAGATCAGAcaattaaaaaaacgttaaattGAAAACTTACATTTAGATTTTTCAGGCAATTTTTGGTGGTCACAAAAATCGTAAGTAATAAGATACCGAAAAATACTATTGTAATCAATTTCAAACTTTGGCAGAatgatgataaaaatatatgtttgacgAGCATTTTTAACTGGTTACTGTAAAGATATGTGAGTATCGTTTCATCAAGTCCAACTCACCATATCCAGAACCATAGTATCCAGAGTAGACCTGCTTCTTGGTCCTGTCAGCAGGGGCGTCCTCAGCCATGGTGGCGGCAACCGCCAGGGCGACGAACAACtgcaaaaaatcaaatttattttaataattaaattgcaattttttattagaaagaCCACAATTGAAAAAGtaagttatgaaaaatatacCCATACTGCTTTTCAGATTACAAATGAATAGTAAAGTCTTATCAATATTAGCTCTCAACGAatagtcaaaataattttttacccgtgctttaaaaaaaatagtttggtTTTTAGGAACGTTATGTAACCTTACGCTGTTTTAGATAGTAGCTGATTCATATTTAAAGTAGCACTAAGCGGATTATTCAATATTTACGGTTTGTTATCAAGTTTTCCAGTTTTACTGTTCAACAAAATCTGTGACAAATaggtatactttttatttcaataacttatGTTAACATTTAAATCTGAATAAAGGAGATGCTACTTAAAAGAATCTTAGTATTTGCCTTAGattctaaatgttataaatgcTAAGACTGAAACAAGCGTGAGACAGACGAGGTGCTTGTTAATTGAGCCCAGGTAATAATCACACCTACACGCCAAGATGCGCTTAGTAATCAATTACTACTTATCTCGAGTAATCTAGCTCATTAAATGAAGATTATTTGCTGCGGATTAACCTTAACtcattttactta is part of the Homalodisca vitripennis isolate AUS2020 chromosome 8, UT_GWSS_2.1, whole genome shotgun sequence genome and harbors:
- the LOC124367876 gene encoding keratin-associated protein 19-2-like, coding for MASFKILLFVALAVAATMAEDAPADRTKKQVYSGYYGSGYGAYPYNAAYGYSAGAYPYNAAYGYSAGAYPYNAAYGYSAGAYPYNAAAYSGYPYSRAYY